The following proteins are co-located in the Burkholderia sp. HI2500 genome:
- a CDS encoding GGDEF domain-containing protein gives MEGILIQHTTRRQLWFGALTALVIVLALGIAAPHANVELPAVEPFMPMCALTVFTTASIAAFFLGAQFTVTRQPVLGALGGAYAFTALAVALQLLTFPGVFAPHGLFGAQPQSAAWMWIFWHAGFPGFVMVALLARERLARAPIGAQQTRRWTVALIGGPAVVAGLLCLFALNVSLPPAFHPPGDAAVLPVNAVALIVWLLNALALVAVLATGRLRTTLDLWLAIAVLACLTDTTLNLMSTHRFTVGWYLARVFSMFTPGVLVCVLAWEVTMLYQRLFEAHATLIRSSARDGLTGAFNRMHFNDHFHTLFLQARRQGEPLSLLMVDVDRFKAYNDAFGHVKGDACLIAVANALAGAVRRPADMVARYGGEEFAIVLPNTGARGARLVAEEAREAVLRLDLAMPTAPAGRVSVSVGCATVSPDDLSTPDALIEAADAALYRAKDTGRNRVVTA, from the coding sequence ATGGAAGGCATCCTGATCCAGCACACGACACGCCGTCAGCTCTGGTTCGGCGCCCTGACGGCGCTCGTCATCGTGCTCGCGCTCGGGATCGCCGCGCCGCACGCGAACGTCGAGCTGCCGGCCGTCGAGCCGTTCATGCCGATGTGTGCGCTCACCGTGTTCACCACCGCGAGCATCGCGGCGTTCTTTCTCGGCGCGCAGTTCACCGTGACGCGCCAGCCGGTGCTCGGCGCGCTCGGCGGCGCCTACGCGTTCACCGCACTCGCCGTCGCATTGCAGCTGCTCACCTTTCCCGGCGTGTTCGCGCCGCACGGGCTGTTCGGCGCGCAACCGCAAAGCGCCGCGTGGATGTGGATCTTCTGGCATGCCGGCTTCCCCGGTTTCGTGATGGTCGCGCTGCTCGCGCGCGAGCGGCTGGCACGCGCCCCGATCGGCGCGCAGCAGACACGCAGGTGGACGGTCGCGCTGATCGGCGGACCGGCGGTCGTCGCCGGGCTGCTGTGCCTGTTTGCGCTGAACGTGTCGCTGCCGCCCGCGTTTCATCCGCCGGGCGACGCGGCCGTGCTGCCCGTCAACGCCGTCGCGCTGATCGTGTGGCTGCTCAATGCGCTGGCGCTCGTGGCCGTGCTGGCCACCGGCCGGCTGCGTACGACGCTCGACCTGTGGCTCGCGATCGCGGTACTCGCGTGCCTCACCGACACGACGCTGAACCTGATGAGCACCCATCGCTTCACGGTCGGCTGGTATCTCGCACGCGTGTTCAGCATGTTCACGCCCGGCGTGCTCGTGTGCGTGCTCGCGTGGGAAGTGACGATGCTGTACCAGCGGCTGTTCGAGGCGCACGCGACGCTGATCCGTTCGTCCGCACGCGACGGCCTGACGGGCGCATTCAACCGCATGCACTTCAACGATCATTTCCACACGCTGTTCCTGCAGGCGCGACGGCAAGGCGAACCGCTGTCGCTGCTGATGGTCGACGTCGATCGCTTCAAGGCGTACAACGACGCGTTCGGCCACGTGAAGGGCGACGCGTGCCTGATCGCGGTCGCGAATGCGCTCGCCGGCGCGGTGCGGCGGCCGGCGGACATGGTCGCGCGTTACGGCGGCGAGGAGTTCGCGATCGTGCTGCCGAACACGGGGGCGCGTGGGGCGCGGCTGGTCGCCGAGGAAGCGCGCGAAGCGGTGCTGCGGCTCGATCTCGCGATGCCGACCGCACCCGCCGGACGCGTGAGCGTGAGTGTCGGCTGCGCGACCGTGTCGCCCGACGATCTGTCGACGCCCGACGCGTTGATCGAAGCCGCCGATGCCGCGCTGTATCGTGCGAAGGATACGGGGCGAAACAGGGTCGTCACCGCCTGA
- a CDS encoding DUF2795 domain-containing protein — translation MNDLPAQPPHDIPSETIDLQIADVLAAVRYPANKDAIVDAARDAGASNEVLSMLDGLPEQDYADVNAVTQWVAGNFGPGLGV, via the coding sequence CAACCTCCGCACGACATTCCCAGCGAAACGATCGACCTGCAGATCGCCGACGTGCTGGCGGCCGTCCGCTACCCGGCCAACAAGGATGCGATCGTCGATGCCGCGCGCGACGCCGGCGCCAGCAACGAGGTGCTGTCGATGCTCGACGGCCTGCCCGAACAGGACTACGCGGACGTCAACGCCGTCACCCAGTGGGTCGCCGGTAACTTCGGTCCCGGCCTCGGGGTTTGA